The window GTGCGCAATTCGTGGCTCACATCAGCCACAAAGCGTTGTTGATCGCGGAACACTTCTTCCAGCCGCGCCAGCATTTCATTGAACGCTTCCACCAGGTGGCGAATTTCATCATCCGCCGCCGGCTTGGGAATACGGCGCGTCAGGTCTTCGGCGCGGGTGATTTGCAAGGCCGTCTGGGTCACCCGTTCGACGGGACGAAGCGCCCGCCGCGCCAAAAAACTCCCCCCAATCAGCGCCACCAGACAGACCGCGACGACTGTACCGAAAATAGCCACTGCGAGTTGGCGGAGCATGCGCTCGGTTTCAGCCAGCGGGTAGGCAACCTGAATGTAGCCAATCAAGGTGTTGCCAACATACACCGGATAGGTGTACAGGTTGACGTAGCGCAGATAACTGCCGCCCGCACTCTCATCCAGCAACAAGGTGCGTACAACCATCTCGCGCATCGCCGCCGCCCGTTCCAGGTCTTCCCGGTAGCGCGGCAAAACAGAATCGCCCAGCAGGCTATTGCGCATCCGCACCACTCCATCCGGCGACAACACCTGCACGAACATGGGCGTACTCGCCGGCAAAAATGTATCCAGCGCAGGCATGGAAATGGAAGCGGGGGGATGGCGCTGGCGCACTTCGTATTCTTCAATCAGGGCGCTTTCAATTTGCAACACCACATCGCGCACGAGCGCATCATCACGCTGGCGCACCTGCTGCGCTAGCAAGACGTAGAGCAGCGCGCCGAAAATCATCAAAATCAGCCCCAGCAAGCCCACATACCAGAGCGTGAGGCGTACACGCAGGGGGATATAATCGAAGCGGCTGGTGCGCAGAAGCGGCGTTTGTTCACTCATACAGCATCCGGTTCACGCAAAATGTACCCCACACCGCGCACAGTGTGAATCAGGCGCGGCTCGCCCTCGGCTTCCAACTTGTTGCGCAGGTAGCGCACATAGACATCCAGCAAATTGCTTTCACCGCTGAAATCGTACCCCCAGACACGTTCGTAAATCAAATCTCGCGGGAGCACCTGGCGCGGGTTGCGCATGAAAAATTCCAGCAACTCGTATTCGGTCGGCGTCAACTCAATCACGCGGTCGCCCCGCTTGGCAATGCGCATGTTGGTGTCCAGGGTCAAATCGGCAAAGCGCAGAACGCCCTGGTCGCTCGTCGGCTGGCGGCGGCGCAACAAGGCGTGAATGCGTGCCAGCAACTCTTCAAATGCAAAGGGTTTCACCAGATAATCATCCGCCCCGCTCTCCAAGCCCAGCACACGGTCGGCGACGCTATCTTTGGCCGTCAACATGAGCACGGGCACATCCGGCAACGCCGCGCGAATCCGTTTCAGCACTTCCAACCCATCCATGCCGGGCAACATCCAGTCCAGGATAATGAGGTCGGGCGTAAATTGGCGCAGTTTTTCCAGCGCGGTTGGCCCATCCGGCGCGGTTTCGACGCGATACCCTTCAAACAACAGCCCGCGCCGCAACATCTC of the Ardenticatena maritima genome contains:
- a CDS encoding response regulator transcription factor — its product is MAASILIIEDDAKISEMLRRGLLFEGYRVETAPDGPTALEKLRQFTPDLIILDWMLPGMDGLEVLKRIRAALPDVPVLMLTAKDSVADRVLGLESGADDYLVKPFAFEELLARIHALLRRRQPTSDQGVLRFADLTLDTNMRIAKRGDRVIELTPTEYELLEFFMRNPRQVLPRDLIYERVWGYDFSGESNLLDVYVRYLRNKLEAEGEPRLIHTVRGVGYILREPDAV